The DNA window GATAGGCTAGATCATGCCCGACAAGCAACTTGGATCAGTCCGATTGATAAATGTGTCATTTATTAAACGGACGTTCACAGTGTAAGTGCTAGCCCGTCGGTGCCCCGACTGAACCGATTTGTTAATACATGTGGCTTGAATCGACTCGTTGTAGCTCggcccctttaatactacataaaatttttattttgccaTTGCTGGTGTGAaactaaggccctctttggtatcattattcatttttatttttacctaatTAACagaaatcattaatgaaaaccattttttatcataacataaaaatggtttggtaactactcgACAAAGATGgttttttgtgaaaaatagtttggtatctctatgtacaaaatgattttttgaagaagagattcccttcacccatctacTTTATAATTCTCTTTatccactttggactgaagaagagggaTCAAGGGgattggatttctaattacaaacaaatgactactttatccctccatattgggactttaagcaCGTGTTCATTAACATTCAGcacaaaaataattaaaaatcaattttggccaaaacacataaatgactcttgttctctttttggtttttgtgttttactaatttttttttttaaataaaaacaagctccataaatgataccaaatgtagccaaaaccatttttgtgaataaaaataaaaaaggaaaaggaaaaggaaaaattatgcTCTTCCCTTGTACTTTGTCGAAATTACACGTGAATTcaagggtttgaacgaattaCGTCTCTCTGTCTGTAATttgaaagattcttacaattaTGTCCAATCCGTCAGAAATTGGGACCTATAGTTGGTGATGCCACTTACTACCATATATTATAATACCAAAAATGCCCTTACACTGATGAAATTACCTCTACACCAtaccttcttcctcctctctctcgtCTTCGTGTCTGCCACTGCTGCGATGAAACCTACCCAAATTTGCAGGTTCGATCTTCTCGCTGTCTCTCTATCCCTATCTCTTGATCTCTTATTCGTAGTTCTCAGTCTCTATCCCTGTGCTCCTTTCTGTACCAAATTCAGTGGATGTGTTAGGTCTGGGTGTTGCGAATTTGGTGGCGGATGGGATTTCAATGGGTTTTGGGGATTTTGTGTCCAGTAGCACGGAGAGGGACATGGCTGCAAAAGAGAGGATGGTCACTGAGTGGGAGATCACTAACCAGAATGGACACTCACGGCCACAGGAAGACTACTTAATCCAGAGATATCAAGCTCTTGGGATGGAATTTCATGATGCTATCAACGTATGttcaaaattcttcttcttctcttaaaaTCTTCCTTTACTCCTGAAATTTTGAATTCCAAATCCATTACTATTTCAGGTAGTGAAGGTGTTCTCCAAATACAAGGACATACTGGTGGACGAGAAGATGACGGCCGAGAAACGAATGTTACCACCAGACCAGGCGGAGAATCCATGGAAGAATGGACTCATCACCTTCGCGGCTTTCCTCATCTTCAGGAGTTTTCCTCTGCTGTCATTTATCATACTCCTCCCATTCACTCGGAACGAGTCCATCAAATTCTGGGTTGCCTGTGCCCTCTTCACCCTAGCTCTAGCCATTCTCGGCTTGGCCAAGGCTAAGATTGCTGGTCAAAACTATGCCCTCTCCATTGCCGCCACCCTCTTCAACAATGGCTTTGCAGCTGCCTCCGCTTAATTCATAGGCTGGGCTCTCAGGAACCTTGCTGTTGTCCAATAATAAATCTTTCTTTAACGAAGGATTTCTGTAatctctgcttttttttttgtatgcaTTTTATGCAGAGGGTACGGATGAGAATGGGTAACATGGTCTTTTGTTGTTTAAAATTAACAGCATACTCACACCGTCGAGGAGCGTaatttttccaaagaaaaatgatatcaaagagggcctaagctttcttaccctttgctttgctttgctttgtaataggatttgatttaattaagctttgttttgtaaattataatagtcttaatatcttcttcttttctttcttttttttttttttttttttttaaaagaacaaccataattttatatcatttatcttatttatttaagatttGCGTTACATATTTTTgggccttcaacccacttaagaaaataattttagggtaggcatgTTTAAAGTCTGTTTAGATTTAAATATGTctatagcccgattaaggcttATTTGATTAAAGCCCAACACCTATCAGCCCGATTGTATCATGCCCCTCAAAActaggcccgtttacttaaatgggtattcacggtgcaaggctttCAAGTGGTCAAGGCCGGCTTAGCCTGATCTAGACTGGCCCAGTTCGACCAGTTGACGTCCCTAGTTAGGATGGTTATCCATCTCCAAATGTAGTAATATTAAGGTCCTAGGCCATAAAGTTAGCAAATGTTCACAATTCCTTTCACAGAACATTCCAGTTCCTTTTCATCACTCCAAACCAGGTCCACTTTCCAATTCATATTCCTCGCTTTTGTCATTCCTTTGAGAAGACCTacaaccacctcatcattttCTCCTGTCAACAAGTAGTTTGCCTCACATAAGTCGCATTTCGTttggaaaacaaaacaaattgcCTATGCAGCCATTTGTTTAGTATTATCTATGACACTTGTGATTATAAGGGTAATTCTACTATGAGGGGGAGGGGTGAGAGTGTTGTTTTGGGAGATCAAATATCACCGGAGATGCATGTATTTTGTTGGATATTCCATCCAAATCCAGTACTCAACCTGTTTGAGAATGATTGAAGGATCTGATTTTGGGGCATAGGACATAATTTCGTGTTTGTATTTCCATATGAAAtaacatatttaaaaaaaaaaaaaaaagcaattctattttatgaatatcaCCAGAGTTAAAGCAATACATAGTAAagtttttcaaagaaaaatctGGAAATCGGTCGGGTTTAAGGCCCAATGGGCATGCAGCCCAAACTCTTTTTGAAAACTCACATTCAAACAACAAATAGTATAAGGATTCCTGCTGGTTGCTGCAAAGTCCACAAATGGGGTCAACATCAACCCATTTTAGTAATATGTCCTTGGTGAAGATTCCAACGTTGATAGTTCTCCACAAGAAGAGCTTAAATTTGGGGTGGCTATggattttccaaaaaattgCCACCATTGCTTGCAAGGAGATGAGCAATAATACCTGGTTGAGCATCCATTGAAGCTTGTTAGagaattggttttgatgataaacATTGCAGCTAGTTTAATTGTGAAAGACTCTCATTAGAAAGGAGACACCACCATCTATCAAATTGGCGGGATATGGGGATATGAATAATTGAATCAATAAAGTGAAGTGGTAGGATAGAGTTTCCACTGGTTGTTTATTATAAAATCATTGACGGAGTTCATTGGGTGGGGATGGTTATTGTTAGAGCAACGAAATCAAGAGCAATATTAGAAGAACGAACCCAAGGATCATTCCAAAAGTAGGTGTTATTGCCATTACTTATTTTCTGGATGATTATATTGTTCAAAATTGGAAGACTTTTAGTAATGCTATTCCAGCAAAAAGATCCATgtattttcaaagttttcttGTCAAAGACTGACCTATTATGAAAGTATTTGGATTTGAGAATCTGGACTCATAAGCTTTGATCATTGGTAAGCattcttcaccctagttttagAAGGAGAGCATTGCTATGTATTTCAAAATCTCTAATGCCCAAACCTCCCAAAGATTTAGGTCGGCATATTTTTCTCCATCCGATATGATGAGGTCTTTTGGACCTGTCATTGTCACCATTCCACAAATGAAAGTTAATGAAATCTAGCTTCCTGGATAAGGTCTTAGGAAAAGCAAAGTAAGATATTTGATAAGTTGGAACAGATGCAAGAGTAGATTAAAGAACAGTTCTCccagcaaaagataggagacTAGCTTTCCATAGACTGGGTTTATTCTTTATCTGTCATTGATTTTCCAAAAGGACGTTATCTTGGCTAGGCTGTGGAACATGCCAGTCCCCAAGTAGGAAAGagtcgctctctctctctctctcgttcgtATCACAAATCACAATGGCAAAGAAAGT is part of the Macadamia integrifolia cultivar HAES 741 chromosome 9, SCU_Mint_v3, whole genome shotgun sequence genome and encodes:
- the LOC122090106 gene encoding uncharacterized protein LOC122090106, with the translated sequence MGFGDFVSSSTERDMAAKERMVTEWEITNQNGHSRPQEDYLIQRYQALGMEFHDAINVVKVFSKYKDILVDEKMTAEKRMLPPDQAENPWKNGLITFAAFLIFRSFPLLSFIILLPFTRNESIKFWVACALFTLALAILGLAKAKIAGQNYALSIAATLFNNGNLAVVQ